Proteins encoded by one window of Thermodesulfobacteriota bacterium:
- a CDS encoding NAD(P)-binding protein, with protein MTQEENDIHNQIRVAVIGSGPAGFYAAEHLFKQQDHNFSIDMFDKLPTPHGLVRSGVAPDHQKIKSVTRVYDKIATNENFRFFGL; from the coding sequence ATGACCCAAGAAGAGAATGATATTCATAATCAAATTAGAGTTGCTGTAATAGGTTCTGGTCCAGCGGGTTTTTATGCTGCAGAGCATTTATTTAAGCAACAGGACCATAATTTTTCCATCGATATGTTTGATAAACTCCCTACCCCTCATGGGCTAGTGCGCTCCGGCGTTGCTCCGGATCATCAGAAAATTAAATCAGTTACAAGAGTTTATGACAAAATCGCTACGAATGAGAATTTTAGATTTTTTGGTCTT
- the ptsP gene encoding phosphoenolpyruvate--protein phosphotransferase: protein MSTGNLIDRADFHLKIVQEISDLVNKSTGLNTILKRVVNKVASSLHFDVVSVYVWDEEQDQLYLRSTKGLSVNPLKDPITLKPQEGLTGLVFQTSRPLTVMPASKHPRYKYFPEIGEEEYESYIGVPILLQNRCIGVLVGQTKDERPVNPAEEMLFEIIASRLAGLLEVADRLERLKTPSIVKHETRTYQGKGVSNGIAIGNVFLFRGLFQQIRADDSDKSDPKVEKKRVEQALLDVEADLEKLIKTLDSEKILSKAEIEIFRAHLLMIQGKTLRNAMFDKIKKKNITAELAVVEAIEEIARQFENLNDRYLREKAQDFRDIGERILHDLLKVKNGHQYSAEPEENSILIANDIGPSFISMLFKNAVSAVVIEKGGETSHAVIIAKSLGIPAVVGIDNICNLIRPGEKLIVDGKTGFIFSNPDETLISEYKNTYSSIIKVREVIDREGTEVRGEKALGVKLNANIGFPTDIETAKTYDINNVGLFRTEFAFTQYEKWPKVREQLRIYKNLAKNFDGYITVRTLDIGADKLLPYFDFPKEENPLLGLRAIRFSMEYLDLFKDQIKAILLATKKGYKFKIMLPMITNLWEVETAKDIIEDLAKEIGISSEDLPDLGVMMEVPAMLYQLDEYNDLIDFLSIGTNDLIQYVLAVDRNSNMVGHLYSAFHPAVLRLLNDVHLKSQYLGMDVSVCGELAGTPSGAMSLMSLGYNQLSVSPANVPTIRYLCNRIDKDLLNTVRHKILNTRKKTDIERFMIETLESIDPALIEIE, encoded by the coding sequence ATGAGCACTGGCAATTTAATTGACAGGGCGGATTTTCACCTGAAAATCGTCCAGGAAATAAGCGATTTAGTAAATAAATCAACGGGACTTAATACAATCCTAAAGAGGGTTGTCAATAAAGTTGCAAGCTCTCTTCATTTTGATGTCGTATCTGTATATGTGTGGGATGAAGAACAAGATCAACTATATTTAAGATCCACTAAGGGGTTATCAGTAAACCCTCTTAAGGACCCTATTACTCTTAAGCCACAAGAAGGATTGACCGGTTTAGTATTTCAGACCTCAAGACCGCTTACTGTAATGCCGGCATCAAAACATCCTCGCTATAAATATTTCCCTGAAATTGGAGAGGAAGAGTATGAGAGCTATATTGGCGTTCCGATTTTGCTCCAAAACAGATGCATCGGTGTGCTTGTAGGACAGACTAAAGATGAGAGACCTGTTAATCCTGCTGAGGAGATGCTATTTGAAATCATTGCATCACGTTTAGCAGGACTCCTAGAAGTAGCTGACAGACTTGAGAGATTAAAAACGCCTTCAATTGTTAAGCATGAAACGAGAACTTACCAAGGAAAAGGAGTTTCAAACGGTATAGCTATTGGGAATGTGTTTTTGTTCAGAGGACTGTTTCAGCAAATAAGGGCTGATGACTCTGATAAGTCAGACCCTAAAGTGGAAAAGAAAAGGGTAGAGCAGGCGCTTTTAGATGTAGAGGCGGATCTTGAAAAACTTATTAAGACCCTTGATTCGGAAAAAATACTTTCAAAAGCTGAAATTGAGATCTTCAGAGCTCACTTGTTAATGATTCAAGGCAAAACTCTTCGTAATGCCATGTTTGATAAGATCAAAAAAAAGAACATTACCGCAGAGCTGGCAGTGGTAGAGGCTATAGAAGAGATTGCCCGTCAGTTTGAAAATCTAAACGATAGGTATTTAAGAGAGAAAGCCCAGGACTTTAGAGACATCGGCGAGAGAATACTCCATGACCTTCTAAAAGTTAAAAATGGACATCAGTACTCAGCAGAGCCTGAAGAAAACTCAATTCTAATAGCAAATGATATTGGTCCTTCATTTATTTCAATGCTTTTTAAAAATGCTGTTTCAGCAGTTGTGATAGAAAAGGGCGGAGAAACATCTCATGCAGTTATTATAGCAAAATCCCTTGGAATACCTGCGGTAGTCGGAATTGATAATATATGTAACCTGATAAGACCTGGAGAAAAGTTAATTGTTGACGGAAAGACCGGGTTTATTTTTTCAAACCCTGATGAAACATTAATTTCTGAATACAAGAACACCTACTCAAGCATTATCAAAGTGCGCGAGGTAATTGACCGAGAAGGAACAGAGGTTAGAGGTGAGAAAGCTCTAGGTGTAAAGCTCAACGCAAATATTGGTTTTCCAACCGATATTGAAACCGCAAAGACTTACGATATTAATAACGTGGGACTATTTAGGACCGAGTTTGCTTTTACTCAGTATGAAAAATGGCCTAAGGTACGTGAGCAGCTTAGGATATATAAAAACTTAGCCAAAAACTTTGACGGATATATCACTGTCAGAACATTAGATATCGGGGCAGATAAACTTTTGCCTTACTTTGATTTTCCTAAAGAGGAAAATCCTCTTTTAGGACTTAGAGCAATAAGATTTTCAATGGAATACCTTGATCTATTCAAGGATCAGATTAAAGCTATTCTGCTTGCAACTAAAAAGGGATATAAATTTAAGATTATGCTTCCAATGATCACAAACCTTTGGGAAGTTGAAACCGCGAAAGATATTATCGAGGATTTAGCCAAAGAGATAGGCATTTCATCTGAAGATCTGCCCGATTTAGGCGTCATGATGGAAGTGCCGGCTATGTTATATCAACTAGATGAGTACAATGATTTAATTGATTTTCTCTCGATCGGAACAAATGATTTAATCCAGTATGTACTAGCAGTGGACCGTAACTCAAACATGGTAGGCCATTTATATTCAGCCTTTCATCCTGCTGTGCTCAGGCTGCTTAATGATGTACACCTAAAATCACAATACTTGGGCATGGACGTCTCAGTATGCGGTGAGCTTGCAGGAACACCTTCAGGGGCAATGTCTTTAATGTCTCTTGGTTATAACCAACTCAGCGTCTCTCCTGCAAATGTTCCTACGATAAGATATCTATGCAATAGAATAGATAAGGATTTACTAAATACGGTTAGACACAAAATATTAAACACCAGGAAAAAAACGGACATTGAAAGATTTATGATTGAGACTCTGGAATCTATAGACCCTGCACTTATTGAGATTGAATAA